The genomic DNA AATTCGGCCCGAATACATCGCGATGATACGGTCGGCGACGTGCAAAACCTCAGGCATTTCCGAACTGATGACAATGACTGCATAGCCTTGCGCTGCCAATTCGCGGATCAGGTTGTGGATCTCGGATTTCGACCCGACGTCGATGCCGCGCGTCGGTTCGTCTACGATAAGGACGCTCGGATGCATCGACAACCATTTGCCAATGACGATCTTTTGCTGATTACCACCTGACAGATTACCCACCGTCTGCTTCCAACCCGGTGTGCGAATATCGAGACGGTCTTTGTATTTATCAAAGATCGCATTTTCTGCGCCCGGCGCAACGAAAGGACCGGATTTGAGGGTATCGACCTGTGGCAACGTCATGTTGTCACGACAGTTCATCCCAAGCACGAGGCCCTGCCCCTTTCGGTCTTCGGGGACCAAAGAAATGCCGCGCGAAATAGCGTCGATTGGCGACGCGATCCGCGTTTCTTGCCCGTTCAGCAAGATCGTGCCCGCACTGGGGTCGCGCAGGCCGAACAATGTCTCGGCAATCTCTGTACGGCCCGCGCCGACAAGACCGTAAAACCCCAAGACTTCGCCGCGCCTGACCTCAAAGCTGATGTCGTGGAACAGATCGCCACACGACAACCCACGGACTTCCAGCGCGACATCCCCCAATTCGTGATGGACGGCGTTGCGCGACAGATCGAGCTTTCGCCCGATCATCATTTGCGTCACCTGATCTTCATCGGTTTCAGCAGTGATCGCAGTGCCG from Octadecabacter antarcticus 307 includes the following:
- a CDS encoding sugar ABC transporter ATP-binding protein, yielding MSDQIPALRLEGIVKTFPGVRALDGVSFDVMPGEVHALMGENGAGKSTLMKVLGGIYQPNEGQIIVNETPVVMASPLEAKAKGILFIHQELSLAQELSVAENVYLGELPLKRFGRVDWASLYAKTDEILARLNVGFNAKTIVGSLSIANQQMVEIARALTVDAKAVIFDEPTASLTDAEKVVLFDVITDLKSRGVGIIYISHRMEEIFKITDRISVLRDGQHTGTAITAETDEDQVTQMMIGRKLDLSRNAVHHELGDVALEVRGLSCGDLFHDISFEVRRGEVLGFYGLVGAGRTEIAETLFGLRDPSAGTILLNGQETRIASPIDAISRGISLVPEDRKGQGLVLGMNCRDNMTLPQVDTLKSGPFVAPGAENAIFDKYKDRLDIRTPGWKQTVGNLSGGNQQKIVIGKWLSMHPSVLIVDEPTRGIDVGSKSEIHNLIRELAAQGYAVIVISSEMPEVLHVADRIIAMYSGRIMRTFTSDEVTEDNLIQAISGITNDKVA